CCTGAAATTCttttaggaaaaaaatgaaacaaaaacaaaagaaactctGGTAAAATTTTTTGAAATGACTGCATTCGGATATGTGTTTTGCACCTGTGGGTAGAGAAAGTGAACGCATGAGATTTTCCAGTCAAGAACCGAGAAAACTGTCTCAGcagtgactcaaaactcaacTTTTTGTGGTCTGATTTGGTTAGAAAGTACTTTCTCTCCTTCTCCGGTGCTGCATTTTCCCCTGAATGACTGttgaaaatgaataattaatcaaaaaaaagaaaagagaagaagctTGTTTTGCTTTGATTCTGAGGTGCTGACATCGAGCACTAATGATTTGCTAAACATCGTTATAGTTTCAGTAGGAACATTTTCACATAACCCCACCTACACAGTAAAACTGAGGAGGATGTATGGTGCTTATATCCATATGTTTATATTCCAGACTCTTCAGATCCACCTTCAACACTTCAGGAGTCCCCCACCAGATTCCCACCCACACGACCGAAGTCCAAGGCCAAGGACGCCTCCACGAAAGAAAAGGATATAAAAAGCACAGCCGGTACAAACACCGACCAAAAATATTGCCTGCAGAATTATGCACAAGACTACCCGATGGCATTTGGCACAGATTTTGCAACCTTCAGAACTGAAGGACCATAATTTAGCTGCACAATCACCCCTGCAATGATTCTAGCCTTCCTAAAAGTGCAAGAGTGTTTGCAGACttgttacattttattttgttaaactactaaattttgtccacatttctAAGTAGAGGCAAGAAAACACTCAGCTTGGAATTACTTTACTTAATATGAGTTTCCACACACATTAATGTTAGATTAAATAGTTTTTAAGTCTGAGGTACCTTCCCTAATTGACTTAATCTAAGAACTTTTGTgaggtaataaaaataaatccgCAGAGTACAAGATGCCTACAGTCAACAATGACTTGTGTCCAAACTAGTTGCGATATGAGAAAAGCATTCTGTAAGAGAATTTAAACTTTATTGctgaatatatttcattttttgagatTGAAATTTCCtacaaaataatacattaaaaagGCATTTTAAGATGCTTAAAAATTGGCTGCTGATCGACTTGATTTGATCGGCTAAAACAGGCAAAACACTAAGGTAGTCCTTTGAAGAGGGTTCTATCTGGATTTCATTTCATAAATGTGACTATTTTGCTCCTTTAAGGGAAGGATTTGACCTCCTGTTCTTTGGCGGTGTATTACTCTACAAACAGAATGAActcaaaaagcataaaaaatgagcacaaagtaCGTCGTAGTTGATATTACACCGGATCAAGACACTTCCAACTTGTACTTAAACCTCCAGTGATCATGACTCGCGGTCATCCACCAGAAAAAAGGCACCAAGCTGTTTACCCATACGACGCTAAGGATTAGAGCATATTCTCCAGTGTCCGGCTTTGAAAGCGGGTTTTCATGTTAACACTGATTGGGCTGTAGCAAGGCATGGAATGAgtgaaattgtttttaaatctgtgtGTCACATGTCCCAATTTGCTTCTTCATCTcagtttctccttttttctttcttctgctgTCTGTCCGTGATGGAAGATGCAGGACAAACAAACCCCAGCTCTGACCCAGGACTGTTGGTGTGGATCGTCTCTGGTTGTGTGGTCCTCGTTCTGGTCATCGCGGTCGTGCTGGTCGTGCTGTGGAGGTACCATCGGCGCCGCTGCATCCCGGATACTCAGCAGTCTGCCTCGGTGTCCCTCAACACTCTGGCTGTGCCGAAGCGGGACAGCATCAGCAGCGACAACGCCGGCTCAGACCGCAGCGATGTCGTCTTTCCTCTGCGGGCTTCTGACAGCATGATCTGCCGCCACTATGAGCGCGTGAGCGGCGACTATGGGCCTCCTGTGTACATAGTTCAGGAGATAATGCCCCAGAGCCCCACCAACATCTACTACAAAGTCTAACATTTACTGCTCTGTTGACAGACAATATGGTGGTGATCATTAAATTTCAGCCACTTTGGACACGCTCAGTCTCCAACACAATACTCCCATGGATGAGATATGAAGAAATGTGTGGAGCAAATCTGAGAACTGTGCCGCGCTGATCAtctacagtcatggaaaaaaatattcgaccacccttgttttcttgttcattttaatgcctggtagcactaaaggtacatttatttggacaaatttaatgatggcaacaaaaatagctcataaaaATTTAACTGATATTTAGAAATTTTctatggttttcttgataatcaaaatcactttagttCTTCCATCAATGGCATTgtgctgccaaaaacagcttttaggcattccgtgttttcttttctgtctgttttagtcacatgatgcacacaggagttagtacttgattgcataaccattgtttctgatgactgcagccatgcctcttggcatgctctccaccagcttctgatcacagcagcccattcctgttgcacaaattcaaaccaATTAGCTAtgttttgggcttgtggttcttcATTTAGCATTTGATGATTTTGCACAGGTTTTCAACTGGATTTAGGTCTGGTGATTGAGAAAGTCAAGGCATTGTTCCAACGTTCTGGTTCTCTGTCCAGGGTTTAACTGACCTTGCTATGCGGCAAGGGACAGGtaaggcaggaaagagttttccagctgatgaaagaagactgttttcaaggaTAGCCCTGCACAAACCTGGTTCATTTGTCCTTCACACAattgcatttgccctgttccactcatactgaaacaaccccagatggtcactgattcaccctcatgttttactgtaggggcagacagtctggtttgtaggtttctccaggcttcctcctaaccaatTAGTTgactggagtgggcatcaactgaaaattggattcatcactgaagagaaccagCAAAGAGTAACTGGACTTTCTTCTGCCTTTCGTTGATGAAGGACTTCTGGAGTTCTGACAATGATTCCTGACAGGAACGGATGAGTGGACGGACATCCCGTAGGGTAGAAAAACGTTTCCTGCCGTAAtatgttgggcttgttttttcttggtgtaatgaacggctgtcttggagatcttcagtttcttCGCTACTTGTCTCTCAGTCATGCCAATGttcagcagtgccaagatggctgcctttgtggcttcacataattcttttgttttaggcattatgtgagcactgacaacttctgagttgtgctacggcttgaatgtaagcaggaaaccactctaggcctttgcatgtgcagtgctgcttatgacatgaaatgtcctccTATATACCCTGGGAACACAACTGGGTTAAGCATGtccaaataggacataaagtattacACAATCAGCtgaatttttgttgttgcttcatggtattcttcaggtaatataactttagttgtaccaggcattgaatgaacaagaaattgaagaaatcAACAGTGGtctaaaaaaattttttcaACTGACTGTACTTTAAACAGACTGTTGTACTGTTGAGTCGCACGGCAGCAAGTACACAAAATGCTGTCGATCTGGTTGTTTTCTTGATTTACTGAAGAGACAATCAAAAAAGAAACGGTGACATCTCATTCAGTGGTTGTGTTCTCTTTGTTTTATGAGATATGTTTGAAAGCAAatttatttacaagaaaataataatttcccACCGTCATGACACATGGCAGTTCCAGATgtactttaaatgtttaatttattaatttattgatAAATGGGgagaaaatattaattttagcACTCCAACGCACCAAAAGATAATTCACAGTGTGAATTGTGTAAACTCTGGTTGAAATCCTTTGAAAATGAATGAGAATCTGGATTTTTGTGGCACCATTCAGTCTTTCTGATCAATTCAGCTTTTGAACAAGtttcaacatcatttttcttaacaaatgtGTTGACTTAAAGATAAAGGGAAAATTTGAATACTGTTAGCAAAGtgtctgtcttctctctctgcaACATGAAAAGTGAGAAATGAACAGAACGCAATGATGAAATGGAAAGTTTGAATCAGAATAGCTGCTGATAAATCCCAGGACACTGCCTCAGTGTTATAGATGGTTACAAAATTACTAAGCAGCACAATGTATGATGACTTCAAACAATGTTGAGCTAACTATTTGCATTCTTTGTACTGCGATCCCGTTGAGTGATTCTAGCCACTGTATTAAATCTAAAGAACTTTTAAACATTTGCTTTGGCGCATAATTGATCTTTGCTTCATGTTATACTTATTTTGAAGTCACAACGGTTTTGGAGTGTTTTTTGAGAGGTTGAACGCGTTAAATTAGGCACAGAGGAAGTCTCGTCATTACGCTTCTAATGGTGCTCCTGGGATAGTGACTGTCATTCTGCATTTAACACCATGATGAGTTTTAAACCGCATCGTACGTGGTTGAATGGATGCAAAAGTGACATGAAACAAACTATATTTCATATAGTTTATTGGGAAATGAAGAGTTACCTTGAGTGTTTTATTACCTCTTCAAAAAGCAGAATTTAGAATAACCTTACCTTTGTAAGaccaagaagaagagaaaaagaaatccGTATACGTcagaaaaaagctttttctgatTTAACCTGAACTTCTCACTCATGAAATCATGTAACAGTTGAATACCATCTTTACAGGTCAATAAATGTGAACGTAAAAGTGTCTGTGAAGCTAAAGAAAATCTATCTGCATAAAAACAGTCAGTGTTTAATTGTCTCGGTCTCTCCTGTGGCTCTGAGCGAGGCATCCGTGGGTGAACATGTTTCATGCTCCTTCAGCCACATCATACCGCACATTTTCAACCTGTCAGCTTCCATGAGCTTCCTCTCCACCAGGGACACTGTTGCCTCTAAAAGCAAGATGCCAGACTGGAGGATTTTTAGGACATGTGCTCTGTGTGTCAAACAAGGAAACTACTCAGCTAAAATTAAACAGGctctgtgcttttttaaaaataatttgcagCCTTACCGGTTGCCATTTTTacaccactttttttttttggcctcatGCTTGAACTTCAGTGAAAAAGAGATGACGGACGGCCTCATTTTTATCCTGCAGCGAAATGTAATTTCCCCTCTGGCAAAAGATGCATTTAAAATATCGGAGAAAATGTGTCAAAGATAACTTCATTACTACTTTCTATAATTGACTTCTTTAATAgactaaaccagtctaaaccaCTCCTTTTTTCATTCAACAGGGATACACATTTTGTCCTGACCTATACTCTAACCAGCCACAATGCATTTGATCGCATTTGAGTTGCACTTTGAAGTACTCGCTCTTATGTCTTACTACattgtgaaaaaaacaatataacGCAAATTAGCTTCTGACTCTGGAACACGGGCAGACCGCGTCCGTTTGTCTGTGCTCATGTCTTCCCACCCCCTCACTTGGAGTGATCCCTGCTCTTGtgagatgtttttgtcctatgtAAAGCGTCACAGCTGAATGGACCGTGGCCGGTCGAGGTGAGTTCAGCTGACCTCGGGGTCACGCTCAGACAATGGTGGCCTGGCCTCTAAAGGAAGAACAAAACAGAGACCCCCGTGCTCATGGCCCCTGTTGTGGGAGGGGCTTGAATATGGTAggtcatattaaaaaaaaagggggcaGAAGTGGTGCAGCAGAAGGTACATTTGGAGTCTTAAGTATGGCTAAGTGCTACCAGTGTGGTGTGCCATTCACCAGTGAGATGTTCGCCCAGTTTAcactgcagaaataaaaaagtgGCTCTTTTCCTTCATCTGTACCCTAAATATCCCAAAGCACAATCTGAAAGTGTctctaaaatgcatttttagccGATACCTGCTCCTGTAGAAGTCTTTTGCCATCATTTGTGTGCAGAGCTGGAAGCGAAGGGGGCGTCCAATAAGAAGAGCCCTTCAGCTTTCATCTGACCCCATGGGACGATGTGAAGTCTACAACCTCCCTGTGTCCTCCCACCCCCCACCTCACTTCCATACGCAGAGGAACTACTGGCTTTGTGTGGGGGTTGGGGTCACGACTCAGCGTTCCCACTCCCACAGTGTGCCCAGAGAAGTGGAGAAGAACGACTATTCTGGTTTTCAGGGTTTTCCAGTCAATGGTCAGTGGGAATAAAGGGAATTAAAACTGGAATAAAATACATGCCTCTTgataaaatgaggcaaaaaacaacaacaaaacacttgCACCATCTCTGCCGGGGGAAGAAGGGTTTACTGAAGAGCTTTCAGAAATGTTCAGCTCTTTCTAAGCTGCTGGTTACAAATGTCTCTTCCTGAATCTCTGCAGGATGTGAAAGaggccttttttctttctttctttctttcttattgCAAACCAGCTCCAGAAACTCCAGTAACAGGGAAGTGGCCAGTGCTTCCTCTTACAGTTGAAAAGCAATCATAGTGTCATTATAGTATGGTATTTAGTTTGCTAGTTCCCTCTGCTGGCCGGCTCCTATACTGCTATCACACTCCTGTTTGGGACGAATAAGATCCATATGTATTTCATGAAGATCATATTAAACCTGGAGCAGCAGAGAGTTTGTTCTTCAGAAGGCATGTCGCTTTCAGCACATGTGCCTTGGAGcaattacagcaaaaaaagaaaaaagaatgagTCAAAAAGTGAGTCCGAAATGTtacactgaaaactgaaaacttttCTAATGTTATCATCAAACTCCCATTAAATTTTTACTACTCTGTGGTTGAGTTTAAGCGAGAAACATGGCAGTAAATTTGGAAGCTTCAAAGTTAAGGGATCATCCCTCATCTATTCTTTCTTTGTTATCAAACTTCTTTGTATTGGGTGACCTGAAAAACACCTCTTTACCATTTAGTTAACTGTATTTACATGTTTCTATTGCAAACAAAGACATcatttgaatatattttttaaaccttttttacttttttcgaTCTTAAAGCTACGTTAGAAACTCAGAATTTTAGTTTTTAGAGCTCAAAGGAGGAATCAAaaccttttctttttaagtAAGACTACCAGCAGAACATGTAAAAAAAGaatgattttgcttcttttggttttaaaattgttttagaAGATTAATGTGGTCATTAATTTGACTGTCAACAACTATGAAACGTGttgtgttttctaatcatcttctcgtgttttaatgtgtttatttttccttttactgGAAAGTAATTCGTAGCAATGGCTAATGTAGTGGAAGAATCATAAATATTCTCTGCCAAATAATTGCAGTTATTGTAAAATAGAGATACTCATCACAGCTTTAAAACTGTACTCAACACTGATAAAGAAATTCTGTGTAATTATTCTCAACTTGAAGCAGCCTCTAAACTGTTTCCAGCTGAAAGTGGCAGCACAATAAAGGTGTGGCAACTGGAGTTACACATTGTATtctttaattaaaagaaaaggaTTGACATGACATAAACGAATGAAATTATCTTTACGATTTTGTCCGTTTGCAAATTCAAAGTCTTCATCATTCCAATTACAAATATATGAGAAAAGACTAAACATCAAAGTTTGGGAGCTTCTGTTCGGTATATAATTTTTAAAGTTCACAAATTATTTCTGTAAAAGAGCAGGCCAAAAGTATTTAACAATTCCTGAATTTCACACCttcacatgaataaatgtgtgtaatGTGACTTTAAGTAGCTGCAGAGGAGCTGTGGAGTGTTGAGTCTGGATCCTACATCCTGTCTGAGGGCCCTGACATTGGAGTGCTCTTCTGTTGTGGTTTGATGCCTTCGGTTGTGAAGTCGTTCAGAATCCAGACGTTTTGTTTTAAATCGGAGAAGAAAGCAGGACCAGGGAACGAGCTGTAACGTTTTACGAACTGCAGCAACTTAAATGATTTTTCATACAGTCCAAACCAAAGATCTGCCACTTTCATCATTTGGGTTTTGTAATTAAAAGactggttttatttgttttaaactaGTTTGAAAGCAGTTTCTAAGAAACCGTTACTCACACACAAGTGTAAATTTGTTTTACGAACTGAAGGCATTTGTTTTAATTACCTTTAAAAACTTATCAGTTTCATTTTGAACTTCATTTATAGTCATTTTAAATTGTTAAAGCATCAAATTCTCATTTCAGTACTTAGAATTGAGATTATTCTTATTCAAAACTGTTTTAACAATTTTTGTGGAAAGTTTGGTAGTTAAAACTAATAATGTCAAGTTAATCATGGACAGACAGTTAAGTTTAAACTGACTGTTCTCTCATAATAAATCATCTTAaactataaagaaaaaaacttttcacCAAAACTTGTTTCAATAAAACTCAGTAAACCATAATTTGACATCAATGTTAGCCTGATTTGACTTGATGAATCCAAAGCTCTCTAAAGAatattttttcatcaaaataattatttctgtccttgaattaaaaaaaaacaattttatttttattcttctaTTGACAATCCACACAGTCTAGGTTTATGATTCAcatagaaaatgtatttttaatgttgatAAGATACACTTTTTATTGCTGATTTATAAATTACCCacaattattatttctttttagaaCTAACTGAACCAAGTCAACTGAATTATTTGTCTGTGTCTTTAGAAGAATctataaaaacatgtttactctcattttgattatgtttttaaagaaagagatttttttctgatttcctCGCTGACAAAAAGTTCACGAATACATTTACAAGTCAAAGAGGTGATAAAAAGCCACTGAAAGCTCATTTAAATGGGGCAGCAACAGGTTAATTGGTCGCTTTGTTTGAGGAGTTAAAcacatacaaaacatttaaataataaaaggtGGTCATAAGGAATTAGTgttgctattattatttatttaatcgcaaaaacaaataaaccagTGGTGTAAGGTGGTCTATGTGTCATTTGGTTGTGGTGTAAAACTTGCCATAAAGCTGCATAGCGGGCTGTTTCCCGTCATGCGTGGATATAAATGAGCATAATGGTGATGAGAGCAGCACAGATCCTGCCCGCTTCTCTCTCATTCCCTGGAGAGGTGGAGGCTGTTGGTTGGAGATGTGGGTCGGAATCCGTAGTTTATGTATGCTAATAGGGGAGTTGGGGGTTGTAGCTAGATATTTACGTTCAGTGGGAGCCGCCCTTCATTCACCCACATGTTACCAACTGGGTCGCCTTCGCGCCACTTTCCTAACCCCGCAATCATTTTTAAGCAGCGTATCTGGGCCAGAAATTGCCTCCGATCGGCTCGGATTTCACATTACGTTCCGTTTTGTCCGCCGTTAGAAAAGTTTTTCGGATAGTTACGTatttatttgtctcttttgtcgGTAAGAGACTACACGGCAGCCCAAGCAAGTGAGCGAAGATGGTGGATTTCGGCTGGTGAGTGTCTACTGAGCGCATGTTTATCGCAAGGAAGTCGGTTTGGGttattttttaatctctgttttGGTGAATAAAATCCCAAACGGCGTGTATTCCGCCTGTTTTTATGCGTCTTTATGTGATACCGGTGCGGGATGTGCAAACATTAACGCATAAATGATAGTTTGGGCGATGAAAACAGTGTAACGTGAGGCGCATGGCAGCCCCTCGGCTCCACCATTGAGGGAATGAGGGAATTGAAAGCTGCTCGGAGGTTTCTCTGCTGCGCTTTAGCAACTAGTTGGAAAATATCTGGCCTCTCGGTACCAAACCCTGAGTTCGTACAAACATAGCAGGGGGGATATTTGAAAAGTTAATATGTAAATGTGGTGAATTCGCTGCTCAGTCTCGAGTGCAGTGGTGTGTGAGTTAAAGTGCCCCCCAGaacaaagcagcagcaacatGGGGCAGTTTAGGCC
This genomic interval from Acanthochromis polyacanthus isolate Apoly-LR-REF ecotype Palm Island chromosome 2, KAUST_Apoly_ChrSc, whole genome shotgun sequence contains the following:
- the LOC110949436 gene encoding ephrin-B2a-like isoform X1 encodes the protein MGRRTWSCAAVILLAVICSCRAATLESVHWSSSNAKFASGRGLVLYPQIGDKMDIVCPRADASPGGKEEFYRVYLVSKSQLASCTIDKTDTPLLNCDKPHRDVKFTFKFQEFSPNLWGLEFLKGKDYYITSTSTGSLQGLDNNNGGVCRTKSMKLVLRVGQNSSDPPSTLQESPTRFPPTRPKSKAKDASTKEKDIKSTADAGQTNPSSDPGLLVWIVSGCVVLVLVIAVVLVVLWRYHRRRCIPDTQQSASVSLNTLAVPKRDSISSDNAGSDRSDVVFPLRASDSMICRHYERVSGDYGPPVYIVQEIMPQSPTNIYYKV